The genomic stretch TCAATAATTCGGAAATCCCAATATAGTTAATATACTTTATGAACCGCTCATCCTTACATTTTGGCATCTACACAAAGATATGATGATAGTATtatctatatttatacaatataacttgaaataaaaatttattatttaataatcttgtacgaaataatattcataaattcatgtatgtatatgtataacagaaATTTATGTTCAGGTTTATGTTGATCCTGGTGATTTCGAAATTTGCAAATGCGTCTGGCttaaatttcgatattctCTTTTTTGCGATTAAACCGTTCGTACTCGAGTGTTTCCATTTTCGGCCGTTTGGGAATCTGTCGATAAGTTAATAGACAGTGCTTACCGTCAAAATCCCGGCATttcttcataaaaatatttcaaccaaCCGATCAAAGTGTGCGGTACATGATAAACCATGGCATTCGCGGCTCGAGGATTACgagttttttgtaaaatatacaaTAGCAACAGGTGTGGAACATATTCAACGCTTCGTCAACCGATTAGAAAATTATCCATCGTTCAGTCAGCACAGAAATGCTATTACAGCACCGATCGTGAGTACATTGCGTTAACGACATAACCTCAACTTTACGAAACTTTGATAAACGAATTTAATTCCGGAGCAACAAATGTTCAAAACTCTGACTGAATTACTGTTCTCTTATCCGCGAATCTGCATTACTAAAAGCCTACATTGAAGCGGATTTTTATATCAGAATTATTTTCCGCATATTCTGTCGAAAACAAGCTCCGCAAATAAGCACGTGAGAAATTAAGCTTTTGAATAGGTTTTCATCactcaaaaaaattagattcaaATACAACGAGTGTCTTTTATAGCTGAGGGTCACCTTATTCTGACCTGGTTGAGAGGAAGGCTAACTTCAATCATGCGATACAATTAGTAaacaaacttgaaatttttctcttacgAGCAAAACAAAACCTGtgaacgtttttcttttttcaaagtttatcaAAATACATCACAGCACCGAATAAACTTCTTAGAATTATTTCACtacaaagtgaaaatttgcTTGTATTTGAAGTATACTATATTAGTGGGTGTATTTCATTCTTGTTTCATTAGCAAACCGTCCTGGGATAGCTGGGAGTCTTACAAACATACAATCGACAGTTGATCAACATTTGAAACCTGTCAGTGCAACGAGTGGTCAAAATGACGAGTCGAGTCAAGATGAGgatcagaaaaaacaagaagctGAAGATAAAAAGCAGAGAGAACATTCATGGAAAATGATGAAGTACAGCTTTGCATTCTTTGGAGTATCGATGGGTGTGATGGGCTCTTACTTAATTTATGAATTAGCCAGACCCAATTTTGACGACCAAGGAAACATTATCGAAGATGAATTTAGTAATTTACCTTACTTCGAACAGCTGTACAGAAGGCTACGTAGGGAACTAAACTACTACAAAAAAGTATGATATCCATTCTTTTGTTTGTTAAATTTAATATCCCTCTTCTAATCAACCAACGACATCATATCTGTTCGTACAGCTTGTTCAAGAACCAAGCAGAGAGAAGTTACTACCGGATCCATTGAAATATCCTTATATGCAACCTCCATATACTTTGATTCTTGAAATGACAGATGTATTAGTTCACCCTGATTGGACGGTAAGCATTCACTGTGTTATTCACTATGacaatataaataaagttCTGAATTACATTCTGCGACTGATAAATTGACCatgaaaaaaagtcaaatCATGAAATACCATGTAGTCCCATTTAATTTGTTGTTGAATGTACTCTACTTTAGTAATTAGCACCCCTGCTCATCGTGAGACAATAATTCATACAACTTTCACTCTAACAAACtggtaattattttctaacaGTATCAAACCGGTTGGAGATTTAAGAAACGTCCAGGAGTCGATCAGTTTTTGGAGGCCGTTGCACCACctcaatttgaaattgtaatttacaCGGCCGAACAAGGAATGGTGAGTATTTTATACTGTATACTATACATTcactttctgaaatatttcttctcatatttaaaatttcaacaaatttcagaCCGTTTTTCCCATCTTGGATGCTTTGGACCCGCAAGGATATATTATGTACAGATTGGTGAGAGATGCAACGCGTTTTGTGGATGGGCACCACGTCAAGGATTTGGCTGCACTTAACAGGGATCTCAGTAAAGTGAGTTCTATGCAATGCgtaaagcaataaaaaaaaaaacactgcgcAGAGATGAGAAGTTATTCCAAactggaataataataatagtaaacaaATAGTTGCTATAAAAAGGCACATTCCAAGTACCTGTTATGTTTCCTCATATTGtatcatttaattattatcctcTTCCCGGGCAAATTTTGCTCGTGTCCGTTCCAAATATAAAACAATGGCTGGGGAAAAGTTAACTATGATTTACatgctttgatttttttaggTAATCGTAGTCGATTGGAATAGCGAAAGTGTAAAACTCAATCCTGAAAATATGCTGAAGCTTCCCAGATGGAAAGGGAACGATGATGATACGACTTTGTATGACTTAGCTGCATTCCTCAAAAGTACGTCTAACAGAATTTTAGTTAATTAAATGCTAGTTCACTTAACGATATTTCAAGATAGCTTACACGAAGTTGAGTTATCGGCAAATCAGAAGTTTGAAATGCTCTAATgtaaaattgacatttttataGTGATATCAGCAACAAATGTAGATGATGTGAGGGATGTTCTTAATTACTACAAACAATTTGACAATCCATTGGAAGCCTTCAGAGAGAACCAACGAAAACTTTTGGTAAGTAGTTGGTATTTATATAAGtaataaaactgatttttaCGATTGTCGAAAAGCACAGTGCGTAGAAATAAGCTTACGATAGTTTGAACGAGTGATTTACTTCTTCTTAGCTGCAAATGGAGGAGGATGAACACAAGTCATTGAAGGACGACAATAAAGTGCTAACATCAAAATGGAAACCATCATTTTTACGGAATCGTTAACGATTGAATGTAAAAGGTGGAAAAGTGCAtgtttttttgcatttaatttcagaacgAATACGCATAATTCACAAATCATTATCGCCGCGGACTTTCCGGATCAACAGACcagcttgaaaatttcattaataaatgaaaactcaCAGTTACTTATTGATATCTAATCATGAgttgaagaataatttatttaacgtGTTGTATTGCTTAATAcaacatattttgtaaataagaATATACAGTAATTGTAAACCgttacgaaaatttatttgttgctTTAACATAAGCTGTAACATTTACCAGCATTATTTCAGGCTTTTTAAACCACCAGTTTCctgtttcattatttctcatttttacatCTCTATGCAAATTATGATATCTGGGTCACTTAACTAACAGTTGTAAAAATACTTATAACAATATTTACACTTCATCACTATGGACTATCATTCAGACTTCGattttgagaataaaaaagtaatCTCCGATTCTCCAACTCCGACACATGCACCAATTAAAACCCAGCAACGTAGTTTTTCTTCTTGGCACCTTTTTTCTGAGATGCTTTTGATTTTGGTACATCATAACCGGATTGCTCATTCTGAGTGTCATCACGAATGTACTGGGGTGGTACATTTTGAGACACGCTAATCAATTCTTGAGTaagaatttcatttgattCGTTTAATATTGATGTGTCTTCTTGGGACTGTGTTAGATTTTGTGACTGCGTCATACTTTGAGAGggagttttcttttccaaccaacTCAATACTTTTTGGTGaggagttacagccaaagggATAGAATCTTGTCTTATGTCCCACATTGCTAAAAGTTCTGGGGCGAAAATATCAATGTAAGAATTTAATTCCTGCATTGACTGGAACCACTTCGGTTCATAACATCGTACTTCTGGTTCTTTCTGTCCCAAGCAACGATTTTTATTCCTC from Diprion similis isolate iyDipSimi1 chromosome 12, iyDipSimi1.1, whole genome shotgun sequence encodes the following:
- the LOC124412923 gene encoding mitochondrial import inner membrane translocase subunit TIM50-C-like; the protein is MAFAARGLRVFCKIYNSNRCGTYSTLRQPIRKLSIVQSAQKCYYSTDPNRPGIAGSLTNIQSTVDQHLKPVSATSGQNDESSQDEDQKKQEAEDKKQREHSWKMMKYSFAFFGVSMGVMGSYLIYELARPNFDDQGNIIEDEFSNLPYFEQLYRRLRRELNYYKKLVQEPSREKLLPDPLKYPYMQPPYTLILEMTDVLVHPDWTYQTGWRFKKRPGVDQFLEAVAPPQFEIVIYTAEQGMTVFPILDALDPQGYIMYRLVRDATRFVDGHHVKDLAALNRDLSKVIVVDWNSESVKLNPENMLKLPRWKGNDDDTTLYDLAAFLKMISATNVDDVRDVLNYYKQFDNPLEAFRENQRKLLLQMEEDEHKSLKDDNKVLTSKWKPSFLRNR